The Nitrogeniibacter aestuarii genome has a window encoding:
- a CDS encoding FMN-binding glutamate synthase family protein: MGGVTTVFSVGLGVILVVILVAATVFLFLRDITQKQHAILRNFPVVGHLRYFFEELGEYFRQYFFLGDREEMPFNRSTRGWVYRLAKDEGGTVGFGSTYDMHEAGAIVFVNSPFPVLHEDQLPTPALCIGERYCDNPFMAGSIMNISGMSYGALSAPAVQALSKGAKIAGCWLNTGEGGVSPYHLEGECDLIAQIGTAKYGVRDEDGRLSETRLKEIAAYESVRAFELKLSQGAKPGKGGMLPAQKVSEEIARIRGIKVGVASISPNRHPEIRNVHELIDYVAMLREHTGKPVGIKTAIGGWYFMSELCEAIAVRGKEFAPDFLTVDGGEGGSGAAPQALADHMALSIEEALPRVVDSLIEYGLRDRVRVIASGKLVTSARVAWAMAAGADFVHSARGFMFSLGCIQAMRCHTNSCPTGITTHNPKLHRGLVVEDKCLRVANYCRNIGKEVDMIAHSCGLTHARELRREHVRIAQGDGRTVALNVRFPYPEHREPGAVPFR, encoded by the coding sequence ATGGGTGGGGTGACGACAGTCTTTTCAGTCGGGCTGGGGGTGATTCTAGTGGTCATTCTCGTCGCCGCGACGGTGTTTCTCTTTCTCAGAGACATTACCCAGAAGCAGCACGCCATCTTGCGCAACTTCCCGGTGGTGGGGCATCTGCGCTATTTTTTCGAGGAACTGGGGGAGTATTTCCGACAATATTTCTTCCTGGGCGATCGCGAGGAAATGCCCTTCAACCGGTCGACACGAGGCTGGGTATATCGCCTGGCCAAAGACGAGGGCGGCACCGTGGGTTTCGGTTCGACCTACGACATGCATGAGGCGGGGGCAATCGTTTTTGTGAATTCGCCCTTCCCGGTGCTCCACGAAGATCAACTTCCAACGCCAGCCCTGTGTATCGGCGAGCGCTATTGCGACAATCCGTTCATGGCGGGCTCGATCATGAACATCAGCGGAATGAGCTACGGCGCGCTGTCGGCGCCGGCGGTACAGGCGCTCTCCAAAGGCGCGAAGATTGCGGGTTGCTGGCTCAACACGGGCGAGGGTGGCGTGAGTCCATACCACCTTGAGGGCGAATGTGACCTGATCGCGCAGATTGGAACGGCCAAGTATGGCGTGCGGGACGAAGATGGTCGCCTATCAGAGACGCGTCTCAAGGAAATCGCGGCCTATGAGTCCGTCAGGGCGTTCGAACTCAAGTTGTCCCAGGGGGCGAAGCCCGGCAAGGGCGGCATGTTGCCGGCACAGAAGGTGTCGGAGGAAATCGCGCGCATTCGCGGGATCAAGGTCGGGGTCGCGTCGATCAGCCCGAATCGCCATCCAGAGATCCGCAATGTGCACGAGCTGATCGATTACGTCGCCATGCTGCGAGAGCATACGGGCAAGCCGGTCGGGATCAAGACCGCGATCGGTGGCTGGTATTTCATGAGCGAGCTGTGCGAAGCGATTGCGGTTCGAGGCAAGGAGTTTGCGCCCGACTTTCTCACCGTTGATGGCGGAGAGGGGGGCTCAGGAGCGGCGCCCCAGGCCTTGGCTGATCACATGGCCCTGTCGATTGAGGAGGCCCTCCCACGGGTGGTGGACTCCTTGATTGAATACGGACTGCGAGACCGGGTTCGGGTCATCGCCAGTGGCAAACTCGTGACCTCGGCGCGCGTGGCCTGGGCGATGGCGGCAGGCGCCGACTTCGTGCACAGTGCCCGCGGTTTCATGTTTTCGCTTGGCTGCATCCAGGCGATGCGGTGTCACACCAACAGCTGCCCGACCGGCATCACCACGCATAATCCGAAGCTGCATCGAGGCCTTGTGGTTGAAGACAAGTGTCTGCGTGTGGCCAACTACTGTCGCAACATCGGAAAAGAGGTGGACATGATTGCCCACTCCTGCGGGCTCACCCACGCTCGTGAGCTGCGTCGCGAGCATGTGCGCATCGCCCAGGGAGACGGCCGGACGGTTGCCTTGAATGTCCGTTTTCCTTACCCGGAGCATCGAGAGCCCGGTGCCGTCCCCTTTCGTTGA
- the nadC gene encoding carboxylating nicotinate-nucleotide diphosphorylase, with translation MESIEQLRVEIQRTVAAALAEDIGTGDLTARLIPDSTEARGRVITREDAVLCGTAWFDAAFATLDPTATILWHVRDGEHVSAGQSLCDVVTGARALLTAERTALNFLQLLSGTATLTSRYVDAVAGTNAKIVDTRKTLPGLRLAQKYAVAVGGGTNHRVGLYDGILIKENHIISAGGVAQVMAEAQRIAPSNVFIEIEVETLDQLRVALDAGARMILLDNMSLDEMREAVDINQGRAELEASGGVNLDRVRSIAETGVDRISIGGLTKDIRAIDLSLRHVED, from the coding sequence ATGGAATCCATCGAGCAACTTCGAGTCGAAATTCAACGCACCGTTGCCGCCGCACTTGCGGAAGATATCGGAACAGGCGATCTGACCGCGCGACTCATTCCCGACAGCACCGAGGCCCGCGGCCGCGTCATCACGCGTGAAGACGCAGTTCTGTGCGGCACGGCCTGGTTCGATGCGGCATTCGCCACGCTCGACCCCACCGCAACCATCCTCTGGCACGTTCGCGATGGCGAGCATGTGAGTGCCGGGCAGAGCCTGTGTGACGTGGTCACCGGCGCGCGTGCCTTGCTCACAGCCGAGCGCACTGCGCTGAACTTCCTGCAGCTGCTCTCCGGCACGGCGACCCTGACCAGCCGCTATGTGGACGCAGTGGCTGGCACCAACGCCAAGATTGTCGACACGCGCAAGACATTGCCGGGTCTGCGCCTGGCGCAGAAATACGCGGTTGCCGTCGGTGGTGGCACGAATCACCGGGTTGGGCTGTATGACGGCATCCTCATCAAGGAAAACCACATCATTTCCGCCGGGGGCGTCGCTCAGGTCATGGCAGAAGCACAGCGCATTGCCCCGTCCAATGTCTTTATCGAGATCGAGGTGGAAACGCTCGACCAGTTGCGCGTGGCGCTCGACGCGGGCGCGCGAATGATTCTGCTCGACAACATGTCTCTCGACGAAATGCGCGAGGCGGTCGACATCAACCAGGGGCGTGCCGAACTGGAAGCGTCGGGCGGCGTCAATCTCGACCGCGTCCGTTCGATCGCCGAGACCGGGGTTGATCGCATTTCCATCGGCGGGCTGACCAAAGACATCCGGGCCATCGACCTGTCACTGAGACACGTCGAAGACTGA
- a CDS encoding peroxiredoxin, translating to MSATTAPDISLPATGDQEINLANLKGQPVVVYFYPKDSTPGCTNETRDFGTLHPEFEKLGCKVFGVSRDSIKSHDNFRAKLETPFDLISDADEALCYAFDVIKMKNMYGKQVRGIERSTFVIDKDGNVCQEWRKVKVDGHAAAVLEFVKTL from the coding sequence ATGAGCGCGACCACCGCCCCCGACATCAGCTTGCCGGCCACCGGCGACCAGGAAATCAACCTGGCCAACCTGAAGGGCCAGCCGGTCGTGGTGTACTTCTATCCGAAGGACAGCACCCCCGGATGCACCAATGAAACCCGCGATTTCGGCACTCTCCATCCCGAGTTCGAAAAGCTCGGTTGCAAGGTCTTTGGTGTCTCCCGCGACAGCATCAAGTCCCACGACAACTTCAGAGCCAAGCTCGAAACGCCGTTCGACCTCATCTCGGACGCCGACGAAGCGCTGTGCTACGCCTTCGATGTCATCAAGATGAAGAACATGTACGGCAAACAGGTGCGCGGCATCGAACGCAGCACCTTCGTCATCGACAAGGACGGCAACGTCTGCCAGGAATGGCGCAAGGTGAAGGTGGATGGCCACGCCGCCGCCGTCCTCGAATTCGTCAAGACGCTGTAA
- the tagF gene encoding type VI secretion system-associated protein TagF yields the protein MQAPHAQATYFGKVPTRGDFIKGSGQNQLLSMLDRWLSSTMERMADDPHWKSAYDAATPVHFAFVGPRSKVSVVGHLRPSHDASQRRFPFLTATAIDADEGALFSHAPAYFSQLWGRFKRVTEQSCTADEASVHLKALQQLDCHQEIAAAAQGDPLGVFLRTHTLGRLETLLANDTGAADVRRIFLALGLLLNPLLGSARITIEKGLSLPLPSDPMYRDLTAALWMSLVAGFLARSQTEVQLLIGARAHQHRMVIGFNGATPQPLVSLLSPRAGSETNIELDDPEWVETHPDMQHNYGVAKLSSYLARPDTALASAIKSFNEVFLGV from the coding sequence ATGCAGGCGCCTCATGCCCAGGCCACCTACTTCGGCAAAGTCCCGACCCGAGGCGATTTCATCAAGGGGAGCGGCCAGAATCAACTGCTCAGCATGCTTGATCGCTGGCTCTCGAGCACGATGGAGCGCATGGCCGACGATCCGCACTGGAAGAGCGCCTACGACGCGGCAACGCCGGTGCATTTCGCCTTTGTGGGACCGCGCAGCAAAGTCTCGGTGGTCGGTCACCTGCGCCCGAGTCACGATGCGTCGCAACGGCGCTTCCCGTTCTTGACAGCCACCGCCATCGACGCCGACGAGGGCGCGCTCTTTTCCCATGCGCCCGCCTACTTTTCCCAACTATGGGGGCGCTTCAAGCGGGTCACGGAACAAAGCTGCACCGCGGATGAAGCCTCGGTTCATCTCAAGGCCCTGCAGCAGCTTGACTGCCATCAGGAGATCGCCGCTGCGGCCCAGGGCGATCCACTCGGTGTATTCTTGCGCACCCACACGCTCGGCCGGCTCGAGACACTGCTGGCAAACGACACCGGCGCGGCCGATGTGCGACGCATCTTTCTCGCGCTGGGTTTGCTACTGAACCCGCTGCTTGGCAGCGCGCGCATCACGATCGAAAAAGGCCTGAGCCTTCCGTTGCCCAGCGACCCCATGTACCGGGATCTGACGGCAGCCTTGTGGATGAGTCTCGTCGCCGGCTTTCTCGCGCGCAGTCAGACCGAGGTGCAGCTGCTCATCGGCGCTCGGGCGCATCAGCACCGAATGGTCATCGGTTTCAACGGCGCCACCCCCCAGCCGCTGGTCAGCCTACTGTCGCCTCGCGCCGGCAGCGAGACAAACATCGAGCTGGATGACCCCGAATGGGTCGAGACCCATCCCGACATGCAGCACAACTATGGCGTGGCCAAGCTGTCGAGCTATCTCGCTCGCCCTGATACGGCCTTGGCCTCGGCCATCAAATCGTTCAACGAAGTCTTTCTCGGAGTCTGA
- a CDS encoding PhoH family protein, translating into MVTKRRTKAYKNKLFVLDTNVLMHDPTSLYRFEEHDLFVPIMTLEELDGNKKGMSEVARNARQASRMMDEIVKACPDGIEEGIDLTIPSREQATGKLFLQTEAIDLHLPPGLPTGRGDNHILAVVAFLAKRFPKRPVILVSKDINMRIKARALGLEAQDYFNDKVLEDTDLLYAGARELPPDFWEAHAADLESWKEEGRTYYRLKGPLASELTINEFVFDSKQDGAFDAWVVEQDGPSVVLETLTDYSHQKNNVWGITARNREQNFALNLLMNPEIDFVSLLGQAGTGKTLLTLAAALTQVLDTKRYSEIIMTRVTVPVGEDIGFLPGTEEEKMTPWMGALEDNLDVLNGTVDEGGEWGRAATRDLIRSRIKIKSLNFMRGRTFINKFLIIDEAQNLTPKQMKTLITRAGPGTKVVCLGNIAQIDTPYLTEGSSGLTFVVDRFKGWPHSGHITLQRGERSRLADHAAEVL; encoded by the coding sequence ATGGTCACCAAACGGCGAACCAAAGCCTACAAGAACAAGCTGTTCGTACTCGACACCAACGTGCTGATGCACGACCCCACCAGCCTGTACCGCTTCGAGGAGCACGACCTGTTCGTGCCGATCATGACCCTCGAAGAACTCGACGGAAACAAGAAGGGCATGTCCGAAGTGGCGCGCAACGCGCGTCAGGCCAGCCGCATGATGGACGAGATCGTCAAGGCCTGCCCCGACGGCATCGAAGAGGGCATCGATCTCACCATTCCGTCGCGCGAACAAGCCACCGGCAAGCTCTTTCTGCAGACCGAGGCCATCGATCTGCATCTGCCGCCCGGCCTGCCCACCGGTCGCGGCGACAACCATATCCTTGCCGTGGTCGCCTTCCTGGCCAAACGCTTCCCGAAGCGTCCGGTCATCCTGGTCTCGAAAGACATCAACATGCGCATCAAGGCGCGTGCCCTCGGTCTGGAGGCTCAGGACTACTTCAACGACAAGGTCCTTGAAGACACCGATCTGCTCTACGCCGGCGCGCGCGAGCTGCCACCCGACTTCTGGGAAGCCCACGCCGCGGATCTGGAATCCTGGAAGGAAGAAGGACGCACCTACTATCGCCTCAAGGGGCCGCTGGCCAGCGAACTGACGATCAACGAGTTCGTGTTCGACAGCAAGCAGGATGGCGCCTTCGACGCATGGGTGGTCGAGCAGGACGGACCGTCGGTCGTGCTCGAAACGCTGACCGACTATTCGCATCAGAAGAACAATGTCTGGGGCATCACCGCTCGCAACCGCGAACAGAACTTTGCCCTGAACCTGCTCATGAATCCGGAGATCGATTTTGTCTCCCTGCTCGGCCAGGCCGGTACCGGCAAGACCCTGCTCACACTGGCTGCCGCACTGACCCAGGTGCTCGACACCAAGCGCTACAGTGAAATCATCATGACCCGGGTGACGGTACCGGTCGGCGAGGACATCGGCTTCCTGCCCGGAACGGAAGAAGAGAAAATGACGCCGTGGATGGGTGCGCTGGAAGACAACCTGGACGTGCTCAACGGCACCGTTGACGAAGGCGGCGAATGGGGCCGCGCCGCCACGCGGGACCTGATTCGTTCGCGCATCAAGATCAAGAGCCTGAACTTCATGCGCGGGCGCACCTTCATCAACAAGTTCCTCATCATCGATGAGGCGCAGAACCTGACCCCCAAACAGATGAAGACGCTCATCACCCGCGCCGGCCCCGGGACCAAGGTGGTGTGTCTGGGCAACATCGCGCAGATCGACACGCCCTACCTCACCGAGGGCAGTTCGGGTCTTACGTTCGTGGTCGATCGTTTCAAGGGCTGGCCGCATTCCGGCCATATCACCTTGCAGCGTGGCGAGCGCTCCCGCCTCGCCGACCATGCCGCAGAGGTCCTCTGA
- the thrC gene encoding threonine synthase — MRYLSTRGQAPTQQFCDILLGGLAPDGGLYLPESYPEISDAELTAWRDLSYAELAFEILSRFIDDIPADDLRAICDKTYTAEVYCNTREGSDASRITPVTWLEAGEGENHRGGLGLLELSNGPTLAFKDMAMQLLGNLFEYVLDKRGQEINILGATSGDTGSAAEYAMRGKHGVRVFMLSPNGRMSAFQRAQMYSLQDENILNIAIEGMFDDAQDIVKAVSNDHAFKKQYKIGAVNSINWARVVAQVVYYFAGYFGATTSNDQQVDMAVPSGNFGNICAGHIARTMGLPIRKLVCATNENDVLDEFFRTGVYRPRTSAETHVTSSPSMDISKASNFERFVFDLVGRDGDRVRALWQQVESGGSFDLNETPFGAKVADFGFESGSSNHANRLETIRATRDAYGIVVDTHTADGLKVGREHRDDQAPMLVLETAQAAKFEETILEALGAPPPRPDGFDHLEALPQRVEVMPVDVNAVKDFIRKHAND; from the coding sequence ATGCGTTATCTCTCGACCCGTGGGCAGGCGCCCACCCAACAGTTCTGCGACATTCTGCTCGGTGGTCTGGCGCCCGATGGCGGCCTGTACCTGCCCGAGTCCTATCCGGAAATCTCGGATGCGGAACTGACGGCATGGCGCGATCTGTCGTATGCCGAACTGGCCTTCGAAATTCTGTCCCGTTTCATCGACGACATTCCGGCCGACGATCTGCGCGCCATCTGCGACAAAACCTATACGGCAGAGGTGTATTGCAATACCCGCGAGGGGAGCGACGCGAGCAGGATCACCCCGGTGACGTGGCTTGAAGCGGGCGAAGGCGAGAACCATCGCGGTGGCCTCGGTTTGCTCGAACTGTCCAATGGGCCGACGCTGGCCTTCAAGGACATGGCCATGCAATTGCTGGGCAACCTGTTCGAGTACGTGCTCGACAAGCGCGGCCAGGAGATCAACATTCTGGGCGCGACGTCTGGGGACACCGGCTCGGCGGCTGAATACGCCATGCGTGGCAAGCACGGTGTGCGTGTCTTCATGCTCTCGCCCAATGGCCGGATGAGTGCCTTCCAGCGTGCGCAGATGTATTCCCTGCAGGACGAGAACATCTTGAACATCGCCATCGAAGGCATGTTCGATGATGCGCAGGACATCGTGAAGGCCGTGTCCAACGATCACGCCTTCAAGAAGCAATACAAGATCGGTGCTGTCAATTCGATCAACTGGGCCCGAGTGGTCGCCCAGGTGGTGTACTACTTTGCCGGCTATTTTGGCGCCACCACGAGCAACGATCAGCAGGTCGATATGGCCGTGCCGTCGGGCAATTTCGGCAACATCTGTGCTGGTCATATTGCCCGCACCATGGGTTTGCCGATTCGCAAGCTGGTGTGTGCCACCAACGAAAACGATGTGCTGGACGAATTCTTCCGGACTGGCGTTTACCGCCCGCGTACCTCGGCCGAAACCCATGTGACGTCCAGCCCGTCGATGGATATCTCCAAGGCGTCGAACTTCGAGCGCTTTGTCTTCGACCTGGTCGGCCGTGATGGTGACAGGGTTCGCGCACTGTGGCAGCAAGTGGAATCCGGTGGCAGTTTCGATCTGAACGAAACGCCGTTCGGCGCCAAGGTGGCTGATTTCGGCTTCGAGTCCGGTAGCAGCAACCACGCGAACCGTCTCGAGACGATTCGAGCCACTCGCGATGCCTACGGTATCGTGGTCGACACTCATACGGCGGACGGCCTCAAGGTGGGGCGAGAGCACCGTGACGATCAGGCGCCGATGCTGGTCCTCGAAACCGCGCAGGCGGCCAAGTTCGAAGAGACGATTCTCGAAGCGCTTGGCGCACCACCGCCGCGACCCGATGGCTTCGATCACCTCGAAGCCCTGCCTCAACGAGTGGAAGTCATGCCGGTGGATGTGAATGCCGTGAAGGATTTCATCCGCAAGCATGCGAATGATTGA
- a CDS encoding OmpA family protein, with protein MSRIDAAQRLIFLCALIALATPWQPVAAEPLREPVKVSGTVPDEATRAEILARLRDIYGPKGVIDAIEVGGVVPPPNWKKHVTAMITDDLKGIRQGQLHIDGTQVQLSGQVGNEAQRQGIASRVATALNPTYVVDNELVVVEQAQEVIDATLADRIIEFQSGSAQLTDSGIAVLDEMAQAIARFDGAEIQVVGHTDDSGSRMANIALSLSRANAVRDYLMSKGIDGGRIMALGAGPDKPITTNDTAEGRARNRRIEFRMLN; from the coding sequence ATGTCGCGTATCGATGCTGCCCAACGCCTCATCTTCCTCTGTGCGCTGATTGCCCTCGCGACGCCTTGGCAACCGGTCGCAGCCGAGCCGCTTCGCGAGCCGGTCAAGGTCAGCGGTACGGTGCCGGATGAAGCGACCCGTGCCGAAATTCTCGCCCGCTTGCGCGACATCTATGGGCCCAAGGGCGTGATTGATGCCATCGAGGTCGGCGGCGTCGTGCCCCCGCCCAACTGGAAAAAGCACGTCACGGCCATGATCACGGACGATCTCAAGGGAATCAGGCAAGGGCAGCTGCACATCGATGGCACCCAGGTGCAGTTGAGTGGTCAAGTGGGCAACGAAGCCCAGCGGCAAGGCATTGCCAGTCGGGTGGCGACCGCGCTCAATCCGACCTACGTCGTGGACAACGAGCTTGTTGTTGTCGAACAGGCGCAGGAGGTGATCGATGCGACGCTGGCTGATCGCATTATCGAATTCCAGAGCGGATCGGCTCAGCTGACCGACAGCGGTATCGCCGTGCTCGACGAAATGGCTCAGGCCATCGCCCGTTTCGACGGTGCCGAGATCCAGGTGGTTGGGCACACTGACGACAGCGGCAGCCGAATGGCCAACATTGCCTTGAGTCTCTCGCGCGCCAACGCCGTACGCGACTACCTCATGAGCAAGGGGATCGACGGCGGGCGCATCATGGCGCTGGGCGCAGGCCCCGACAAGCCGATTACCACCAACGATACGGCCGAAGGACGTGCCCGCAATCGACGTATCGAGTTCCGCATGCTCAACTGA
- a CDS encoding Mth938-like domain-containing protein, producing the protein MKLHEDTLDDLNVITGYGDDHVLINGEAMTGNVIVLPRSTRTGWAPNGFDGLTSDDIAPLAALETDIVIIGTGSRQRFPSPAILRPLIDARIGMEIMDVAAACRTYNILVGENRNVAVALMFDAA; encoded by the coding sequence ATGAAACTTCACGAAGACACGCTGGACGACCTGAACGTGATCACCGGCTACGGTGACGACCATGTACTCATCAACGGCGAGGCCATGACAGGCAATGTCATCGTCCTGCCGCGCAGCACCCGCACGGGATGGGCGCCGAACGGTTTCGACGGGCTGACGAGCGACGACATCGCCCCACTGGCCGCACTGGAGACCGATATCGTCATCATCGGCACCGGATCGCGTCAGCGCTTCCCCTCCCCGGCCATTCTGCGCCCCCTGATCGACGCCCGAATCGGCATGGAAATCATGGACGTAGCAGCGGCCTGCCGCACCTACAACATTCTCGTGGGCGAAAACCGCAACGTGGCCGTGGCCCTCATGTTCGACGCCGCCTGA
- a CDS encoding homoserine dehydrogenase: MKPINVGLLGIGTVGGGTWTVLTRNAAEITRRAGRPISITTVADRDLDRAREVTKGQAKLVDDAFSVCKDPEIDIVVELIGGYTVAKDLVLTAIENGKHVVTANKALLALHGNEIFAAAQKKGVMVAFEAAVAGGIPIIKALREGLTANRIEWLAGIINGTTNFILSEMRDKGLPFDVVLKEAQALGYAEADPTFDIEGNDAAHKATLMASIAFGVPTQYERAHIEGITKLDARDIAYAEELGYRIKLLGIAKKRDDGIELRVHPTLIPARRLLANVEGAMNAVLVKGDAVGPTLYYGQGAGDEPTASAVIADLVDVTRMHTADPEHRVPHLAFQPDQLEDLKVLPIEQCRCGFYMRMRVEDKPGVLADITRILADNEISIDALIQKEPAEGESQTDVILLTHVTVEGNANQAIAQIEALPVVAGEVTRLRMEQLDR, translated from the coding sequence ATGAAACCGATCAATGTTGGCCTGTTGGGCATCGGCACTGTTGGCGGCGGCACCTGGACCGTCCTTACCCGTAACGCAGCAGAAATTACCCGCCGTGCGGGGCGTCCGATTTCCATTACCACCGTGGCCGACCGTGATCTCGATCGGGCACGTGAGGTCACCAAAGGTCAGGCCAAGCTGGTCGATGACGCGTTTTCGGTGTGCAAGGACCCGGAGATCGACATTGTTGTCGAACTCATCGGGGGCTACACCGTCGCCAAGGACTTGGTGCTGACCGCGATCGAAAACGGCAAACACGTGGTGACCGCCAACAAGGCCCTGCTGGCCTTGCACGGCAACGAAATCTTTGCCGCAGCCCAGAAGAAGGGCGTCATGGTGGCGTTCGAGGCCGCCGTGGCCGGTGGTATCCCCATCATCAAGGCATTGCGTGAAGGCCTGACCGCCAACCGCATTGAGTGGCTCGCCGGCATCATCAATGGCACCACGAACTTCATTCTGTCCGAGATGCGCGACAAGGGTCTTCCCTTCGATGTGGTGCTCAAGGAAGCCCAGGCTCTGGGCTATGCCGAAGCCGACCCCACCTTCGATATCGAAGGTAACGACGCGGCGCACAAGGCCACCCTGATGGCCTCCATCGCCTTCGGCGTGCCGACCCAGTACGAGCGGGCCCACATCGAGGGCATTACCAAGCTCGACGCGCGCGACATCGCGTATGCGGAGGAACTGGGCTACCGCATCAAGTTGCTGGGCATTGCCAAGAAGCGCGACGATGGAATCGAACTGCGCGTTCACCCGACCCTGATCCCGGCCCGTCGCCTGCTGGCAAACGTGGAAGGCGCCATGAACGCCGTGCTGGTCAAGGGCGATGCCGTGGGGCCGACGCTCTATTACGGCCAGGGCGCCGGCGACGAGCCGACCGCCAGCGCGGTGATTGCCGATCTGGTTGATGTTACGCGCATGCACACTGCCGATCCCGAGCACCGGGTGCCGCATCTGGCTTTCCAGCCCGATCAGCTCGAAGATCTCAAGGTGCTGCCGATCGAACAGTGCCGTTGTGGTTTCTACATGCGCATGCGCGTTGAGGACAAGCCGGGCGTGCTGGCCGACATCACGCGTATCCTAGCGGACAACGAAATCTCCATCGATGCGCTGATCCAGAAAGAGCCGGCCGAGGGTGAATCGCAGACCGATGTGATCCTGCTCACCCACGTCACCGTGGAAGGCAATGCCAACCAGGCCATCGCGCAGATCGAAGCGCTGCCGGTGGTGGCCGGTGAAGTCACCCGCCTGCGAATGGAACAGCTCGACCGCTGA
- a CDS encoding pyridoxal phosphate-dependent aminotransferase has translation MSTTPNLKVAESVGGAAGAACTDAAAMRAVRKSHKLADVCYDIRGPVLERAKQLEDEGHRVTKLNIGNLAPFGFEAPEEIVVDVIKNLRGASGYTDSKGLFSARKAIMHYTQQKNIAGVGIEDIYIGNGVSELIVMSMQALLNNGDEVLVPAPDYPLWTAAVSLAGGTPVHYVCDEQADWIPDIADIKRKISSNTRAIVIINPNNPTGALYPDEFLKQILEVARQHQLIVFADEIYDKMLYDGATHTSIASLADDVLCVTMNGLSKNYRACGYRAGWMVVSGEKRHARDYIEGLDMLASMRLCSNVPGQSGIQTALGGYQSITELVAPDGRLTRQRDLAFDLLTQIPGVSCVKPKATLYLFPKLDQTMYPIQNDQQFVLELLEAEKVLIVQGTGFNWAQPDHFRLVFLPHEDDLRDAVGRIARFLDHYRKRHAGG, from the coding sequence ATGAGCACGACGCCCAATCTCAAGGTGGCAGAATCGGTCGGAGGCGCAGCAGGCGCGGCCTGCACCGATGCGGCCGCCATGCGGGCGGTGCGCAAGTCCCACAAGCTGGCGGATGTCTGCTACGACATTCGCGGCCCGGTCCTCGAGCGCGCCAAGCAGCTCGAAGACGAAGGTCACCGGGTGACCAAACTCAACATCGGCAATCTGGCGCCCTTCGGCTTTGAAGCGCCCGAAGAGATCGTTGTCGACGTGATCAAGAATCTGCGTGGCGCCTCCGGCTATACCGATTCGAAGGGCCTGTTCTCTGCGCGCAAGGCGATCATGCATTACACCCAGCAGAAAAACATTGCCGGGGTGGGCATCGAGGACATCTACATCGGCAACGGCGTGTCCGAGCTGATCGTCATGTCCATGCAGGCCTTGCTGAACAATGGTGACGAAGTGCTGGTGCCGGCACCGGACTATCCGCTGTGGACCGCAGCCGTCAGCCTGGCGGGCGGCACACCCGTCCACTATGTGTGCGACGAGCAGGCGGACTGGATTCCGGATATCGCTGATATCAAGCGCAAGATCAGCAGCAACACGCGCGCCATCGTCATCATCAATCCGAACAATCCGACCGGCGCGTTGTATCCGGACGAATTCCTCAAGCAGATTCTCGAGGTGGCCCGCCAGCACCAGCTGATCGTGTTCGCCGACGAAATCTACGACAAGATGCTCTACGACGGTGCCACGCATACGTCCATCGCCTCCCTGGCCGATGACGTGCTGTGCGTGACCATGAACGGTCTGTCGAAAAACTATCGTGCCTGCGGCTACCGTGCCGGATGGATGGTGGTTTCCGGGGAAAAGCGCCATGCCCGTGACTACATCGAAGGCCTCGACATGCTGGCCTCGATGCGTCTGTGTTCGAATGTCCCCGGGCAGTCGGGTATCCAGACGGCGCTGGGCGGCTACCAGAGCATTACCGAGCTGGTGGCACCGGACGGCCGTCTGACGCGACAGCGTGACCTCGCCTTCGACCTGCTCACCCAGATTCCGGGGGTGAGCTGCGTGAAGCCCAAGGCAACGCTCTATCTGTTCCCCAAGCTCGATCAGACGATGTACCCGATCCAGAACGATCAGCAGTTCGTGCTCGAACTGCTCGAGGCGGAAAAGGTGCTGATCGTTCAGGGCACGGGTTTCAACTGGGCGCAGCCGGATCACTTCCGTCTGGTGTTCCTGCCGCACGAAGACGACCTGCGCGACGCTGTCGGGCGCATCGCACGCTTCCTCGACCATTACCGCAAGCGTCACGCGGGCGGCTGA